The following coding sequences lie in one Niabella agricola genomic window:
- a CDS encoding FecR family protein, producing MSETERRYLQQLAKKVLAGKASEEEQLFLEEYYNVFEKQPGIEQELNSGELESLQQLLLKRIHRRMDVYEIPRRPVFRGWRRLAVAASFLLVAGVTLLFVVRKQSRPGIARQEPAITDVLPGGNKAILTLDDGSTIVLDEMKKDSLVRQGAMQVSKSADGLLIYSVAGNASSAEAVRYNTVTTPRGGQYQVALPDGSRVWLNAASSIRFPTRFEQNQRNVSITGEVYFEVAHKPTQPFVVTAGATTVQVLGTHFNIKAYSDEGIMKTTLAEGSVKIANAGKTVVLKPGEQLQAGGSLFKVVQQVDVDAELAWKNGLFYFKNDGIETVMKQVERWYNVDVQYNGAIPAKQFTGTIPRSVTLSELMEMLSFYDDMKCIIKGNTIIIQR from the coding sequence ATGTCTGAAACAGAAAGAAGATATCTGCAACAACTCGCCAAAAAAGTACTTGCCGGCAAAGCTTCCGAAGAGGAACAACTGTTCCTGGAGGAATACTATAATGTTTTTGAAAAACAACCGGGAATAGAACAGGAATTGAACAGCGGGGAGCTGGAATCGCTGCAGCAGCTGCTACTGAAGCGCATTCACCGCCGCATGGATGTGTACGAAATACCCCGCCGGCCGGTATTCCGGGGTTGGCGCCGGCTGGCCGTTGCCGCTTCTTTCCTGTTGGTGGCAGGTGTGACCTTATTGTTCGTGGTTCGTAAACAATCCAGGCCAGGTATTGCCCGGCAGGAACCTGCAATAACGGATGTTTTGCCAGGAGGAAACAAAGCCATTTTAACCCTGGATGACGGCTCGACGATTGTGCTGGATGAAATGAAAAAGGATTCACTGGTGCGGCAAGGCGCCATGCAGGTAAGCAAAAGCGCAGACGGGCTGCTGATCTATTCCGTTGCGGGCAACGCGTCTTCAGCAGAAGCTGTTCGTTACAATACGGTGACCACTCCACGGGGTGGGCAATACCAGGTAGCGCTGCCCGATGGCTCCCGTGTATGGCTGAATGCGGCATCTTCCATCCGGTTTCCTACGCGGTTTGAACAAAACCAGCGGAATGTTTCCATTACCGGTGAAGTTTATTTTGAAGTAGCGCATAAGCCTACACAGCCGTTTGTGGTTACTGCGGGTGCAACCACCGTTCAGGTGCTGGGCACCCATTTTAATATAAAGGCATATTCCGATGAAGGAATTATGAAAACTACGCTGGCCGAGGGATCGGTGAAGATTGCAAACGCCGGCAAAACCGTGGTTTTGAAACCCGGGGAGCAGTTACAGGCGGGCGGTTCATTGTTTAAAGTAGTGCAGCAGGTAGATGTGGATGCGGAGCTGGCCTGGAAAAACGGGCTGTTCTACTTTAAAAATGATGGCATTGAAACTGTAATGAAACAAGTGGAACGATGGTATAATGTAGATGTGCAGTATAATGGTGCAATACCCGCCAAGCAATTTACGGGTACGATACCCCGTTCCGTTACCCTTTCAGAACTGATGGAGATGTTGAGCTTCTATGATGATATGAAATGCATCATAAAAGGAAATACCATCATCATTCAGCGTTAG
- a CDS encoding TonB-dependent receptor yields the protein MKLTAFFLIAAVLQVSANGYGQQLTINEKNIPVVRLLQIIEKQSRYHFLYDNLQLKDITVNRISVNRASVTETLNESFKGLPLSYKIIKNTIVVKRNKEPVVPHRPEPVRITTPAGKVITGKVVNTRGEPLENASVTIKGTQTGVVSDANGVFTIEVPDAGTVLVISHVGYEDREIVAGDQKTIEIVLNPQQAAMDDVVVVAYGKQKKISVTGAIASISTKEIKQSPAANLAVTLAGRLPGLTALQRSGEPGRDATALFLRGIGTLNGTSPIILVDGVEREMTYIDPNEVENVTILKDASSTALFGVRGANGVILVTTKRGVTSKPSIGLTYEYGLQGFTRSPTMLNSYDWARLKNEAWANDNPGVDPNDPVNQPPYSEYALDRFLYQEYPEAYPNNNWQKILFNDYVAQKRYNLNLSGGSEYVQYFVNVGFLDQGGQWKIDPRVKDYDPSSFLKRYNFRSNIDAKLNKAGTLSTFLNAAGYFEKVNGPNANTNEIFRRTYAFFPVVLPGPLTPSGEVLIGPGNYNESPWAMINRSGYRQETRNNITASWGLKQDFSFITKGLSARFMASFDTRTIYGLTAGKNYQRWIQIIDPNTPNHEGMDSVQYTRVLLDAENTPLNINSGSNFQSFFNFQFAVDYNRVFKQKHAFTGLLLAQQETRVLPNDRIPYNLRGISARASYAYDSKYLLEFNAGYNGSEQFAKGRRYGFFPTISGGWVVSNESFLQSSDLISMLKLRASYGKVGSDRLGGRRFLYLDDIQRVSGGGFSSSLGRGGLIAENYLGNPNIQWEVAKKANLGLELGFLNNDLNLMVDLFNERRDNILISRQTIPMIYGIEPGRMAPVNMGIVENKGYEIEVNYKKSINKDWSFLSKLNFNFARNKVLFSDELQLPGDYAFRYRQTGFRLGQVFGYQLQDGYYNSYDEIAREGLNYVGYTVRPGDFKYADTNGDKIIDERDMVPIGYSAIPEYTLGAAFSITYKNFDLSFLFQGNLNVSQPLSGYGTMALSDFRERHLYAWTPERAANGEKILYPRLSTGGSSSERDYNEFFIENRSFVRLKNAEVGYRLPERWIRKIGSREVRIYANGFNLITWDKMRTKDFDPEVDNSLSYPVYRIFNTGVNITF from the coding sequence ATGAAATTAACGGCTTTTTTTCTGATTGCTGCCGTGCTGCAGGTAAGCGCAAATGGCTATGGTCAGCAATTAACAATCAACGAAAAAAACATTCCGGTAGTGCGGTTGCTGCAGATTATAGAAAAGCAAAGCCGGTATCATTTTTTGTATGACAATCTTCAGCTAAAGGATATCACGGTAAACCGCATCAGCGTAAACAGGGCCTCTGTAACAGAAACGCTGAATGAAAGTTTTAAAGGATTGCCGTTGAGTTATAAAATTATAAAAAATACCATTGTGGTCAAGCGGAATAAAGAACCTGTGGTGCCGCATCGGCCGGAGCCGGTTCGCATAACAACACCAGCGGGAAAAGTGATTACAGGAAAAGTGGTGAACACCCGCGGGGAGCCCCTCGAAAATGCCAGTGTAACGATCAAGGGAACGCAAACGGGTGTGGTTTCTGATGCCAACGGGGTGTTTACAATTGAAGTACCCGACGCCGGAACGGTACTGGTCATTTCTCATGTGGGTTATGAAGACAGGGAGATCGTTGCAGGTGATCAGAAAACTATTGAAATCGTGTTAAATCCGCAGCAGGCAGCCATGGACGATGTAGTGGTGGTGGCTTATGGCAAGCAAAAAAAGATCTCGGTAACCGGCGCGATTGCATCTATTTCAACAAAAGAAATCAAGCAAAGTCCTGCTGCAAACCTGGCGGTTACACTGGCGGGCCGTTTGCCAGGCTTAACAGCATTGCAGCGGAGTGGTGAGCCAGGCAGGGATGCCACCGCATTGTTTTTAAGAGGGATTGGTACATTAAACGGCACTTCACCGATTATTTTGGTGGACGGCGTGGAACGGGAAATGACGTATATCGATCCCAATGAGGTGGAGAATGTTACGATTTTGAAAGATGCTTCTTCTACAGCACTGTTTGGTGTGCGTGGTGCAAATGGGGTGATATTGGTTACCACCAAACGAGGTGTTACCAGCAAACCGTCGATTGGATTAACGTATGAATACGGCTTGCAGGGATTCACAAGATCGCCTACCATGCTCAATTCTTATGATTGGGCACGATTGAAAAATGAAGCCTGGGCCAATGATAATCCGGGCGTTGATCCGAACGATCCGGTGAACCAGCCGCCGTATTCGGAATATGCACTCGACCGCTTCCTGTACCAGGAGTATCCCGAGGCCTACCCCAATAATAACTGGCAAAAGATCTTGTTCAACGATTATGTAGCACAAAAAAGATACAACCTCAACCTGTCCGGCGGAAGCGAATATGTGCAGTATTTTGTAAATGTAGGTTTTCTCGATCAGGGTGGGCAATGGAAAATTGATCCCCGTGTTAAGGACTACGACCCGTCCAGTTTTTTGAAGCGGTATAATTTCCGTTCCAATATCGATGCCAAATTAAACAAGGCGGGTACCCTCAGTACTTTCCTGAATGCCGCGGGCTATTTTGAAAAAGTGAACGGACCCAATGCCAATACGAATGAGATCTTCCGCCGGACCTATGCGTTCTTCCCGGTCGTGCTGCCGGGCCCGTTAACACCGTCTGGTGAAGTGCTCATCGGGCCGGGAAACTATAATGAATCGCCCTGGGCCATGATCAACCGGAGCGGTTATCGCCAGGAAACCCGTAATAATATCACGGCTTCCTGGGGGCTAAAGCAGGATTTTAGTTTTATTACAAAAGGACTTTCGGCCCGGTTTATGGCCTCTTTTGATACCCGCACGATTTATGGATTAACAGCGGGAAAAAATTATCAGCGCTGGATACAGATCATCGATCCCAATACACCGAACCATGAAGGTATGGACAGCGTACAGTATACAAGGGTGTTACTGGATGCAGAAAACACTCCGTTAAACATTAACAGCGGATCGAACTTTCAATCGTTCTTTAATTTTCAGTTTGCCGTAGATTATAACCGGGTCTTTAAACAAAAACACGCTTTCACAGGGTTGTTGCTGGCACAGCAGGAAACCCGGGTGCTGCCCAATGACCGTATTCCCTATAACCTCCGGGGCATCTCTGCCCGTGCTTCCTATGCATACGACAGCAAATACCTCCTGGAATTCAATGCAGGGTACAACGGCTCAGAGCAGTTTGCCAAAGGCCGGCGGTATGGTTTCTTTCCCACGATTTCGGGGGGCTGGGTAGTGTCAAATGAATCATTCCTGCAGTCCAGCGACCTTATCTCCATGTTAAAATTGAGAGCGTCCTACGGAAAAGTGGGCAGTGATCGTTTGGGTGGCAGGCGCTTTTTATACCTGGATGATATTCAACGGGTGAGCGGCGGCGGTTTCAGTTCCTCACTGGGGCGCGGAGGCCTGATCGCCGAAAACTACCTGGGCAATCCCAATATCCAGTGGGAGGTTGCAAAGAAAGCCAACCTGGGACTGGAGCTGGGCTTTTTGAATAACGACCTCAACCTGATGGTGGATCTGTTTAATGAACGAAGGGATAATATCCTGATCAGCCGGCAAACCATCCCGATGATCTATGGAATAGAGCCCGGACGCATGGCTCCGGTGAATATGGGAATTGTGGAAAACAAAGGATATGAGATCGAGGTGAACTATAAAAAAAGCATAAATAAGGACTGGTCTTTTTTATCAAAGTTGAACTTCAACTTTGCCCGGAACAAAGTGCTGTTTTCAGACGAGCTGCAATTGCCGGGTGACTATGCATTCCGGTACCGGCAAACCGGCTTCCGCTTGGGGCAGGTATTCGGATATCAATTGCAGGACGGATATTATAACAGCTATGATGAAATCGCAAGGGAGGGCCTGAACTATGTAGGATATACAGTAAGGCCCGGTGATTTTAAATATGCAGATACCAATGGCGACAAAATCATTGATGAGCGGGATATGGTTCCGATTGGGTATTCTGCGATTCCGGAATATACATTGGGAGCGGCTTTCAGCATCACCTACAAAAATTTTGATCTTTCCTTTTTATTCCAGGGCAACCTGAATGTATCTCAGCCGCTTTCGGGTTATGGAACCATGGCGCTTTCAGACTTCCGGGAACGGCACCTGTATGCATGGACGCCGGAGCGGGCGGCAAATGGCGAAAAGATCCTGTATCCCCGCTTGTCAACCGGTGGCAGCTCCAGCGAGCGGGATTATAACGAATTCTTTATTGAGAACCGGAGCTTTGTCCGGTTGAAGAATGCCGAAGTCGGGTACCGGCTGCCGGAGAGATGGATCCGTAAAATAGGAAGCAGAGAGGTCCGTATTTATGCAAACGGCTTTAATCTGATAACCTGGGATAAAATGCGGACAAAAGATTTTGATCCGGAAGTGGATAACTCGCTCAGTTATCCGGTGTACCGCATATTTAACACCGGAGTGAATATTACATTTTGA